The following proteins are co-located in the Deinococcus sp. KNUC1210 genome:
- a CDS encoding sorbosone dehydrogenase family protein — protein MRRLLSLGLMVGVTAASAQQITLPPRPLPPALPAATVTATMLTPVAKAFSPEMLKRLSVPDGFSLKVVATQLGNARMLHVMNDGSIYLTRNEQGDVMLLKDVNRDGVIEGSERAVVAQNLRNIHGVTDRAGKLYLTVDKTVMVADILPGGKLSTPRIFVKNLPDVGQHFARGVAFGPDGFLYLSVGSTCNDCRDPNPETATMLRIAPDGSSREVYARGLRHTIGFDWQPGTGKLFGLDQGSDWHGDDQPPEELNQIVRNQDYGWPYCFANQQADPYVNNPPPGNLKKEAFCTTQTKGSMLTYTAHAAAISFSFYTGTQFPAEYRHDAFATFRGSWNRSEPSGYQLARVHFDEQGNPVSITPFVSGFVYHDDAQTEANGWAQFGRLAGMAQDTDGSLLFTDDQSGVLYRLSYTGGQK, from the coding sequence ATGCGCCGCCTGTTGAGCCTCGGCCTGATGGTGGGCGTAACGGCGGCCTCCGCACAGCAGATCACGTTGCCGCCACGCCCTCTGCCGCCCGCGCTGCCCGCAGCCACCGTGACCGCGACCATGCTGACCCCAGTCGCGAAAGCGTTCTCGCCCGAGATGCTGAAGCGGCTGAGTGTGCCGGACGGGTTCTCGCTGAAGGTGGTGGCGACCCAGCTCGGCAATGCCCGCATGCTGCACGTGATGAACGACGGCAGCATCTACCTGACGCGCAACGAGCAGGGCGACGTGATGTTGCTGAAAGACGTGAACAGAGACGGCGTGATCGAGGGCAGCGAACGCGCGGTGGTGGCGCAGAATCTCAGGAATATCCACGGCGTCACCGACCGGGCGGGCAAGCTGTATCTGACGGTGGACAAGACGGTGATGGTGGCCGACATTCTGCCGGGCGGTAAGCTCAGCACGCCGCGCATCTTCGTCAAAAATCTGCCGGATGTGGGACAGCATTTTGCGCGTGGCGTGGCGTTCGGCCCCGACGGTTTTCTGTACCTGTCGGTCGGGTCCACCTGTAACGACTGCCGCGACCCCAACCCCGAAACCGCCACCATGCTGCGAATCGCGCCCGACGGCAGCAGCCGTGAAGTGTATGCCAGAGGGCTGCGGCATACCATCGGCTTCGACTGGCAGCCGGGTACGGGCAAGCTGTTCGGGCTGGATCAGGGCAGCGACTGGCACGGCGACGATCAGCCGCCCGAAGAGCTGAATCAGATCGTGCGGAATCAGGATTACGGCTGGCCCTACTGCTTCGCCAATCAGCAGGCCGACCCGTATGTCAACAACCCGCCGCCCGGCAACCTGAAAAAAGAAGCGTTCTGCACCACCCAGACGAAAGGTTCAATGCTGACGTATACCGCGCACGCCGCCGCCATCTCGTTTTCCTTCTACACCGGCACGCAGTTTCCCGCCGAATACCGGCACGACGCCTTCGCCACCTTCCGGGGATCGTGGAACCGCAGCGAGCCGAGCGGCTATCAGCTGGCCCGGGTGCATTTTGACGAGCAGGGCAACCCGGTCAGTATCACGCCGTTCGTCAGCGGCTTCGTGTACCACGACGACGCCCAGACCGAGGCGAACGGCTGGGCGCAGTTCGGTCGGCTGGCGGGTATGGCGCAGGACACCGACGGCTCGCTGCTCTTTACCGACGATCAGAGCGGCGTGCTGTACCGCCTGTCGTACACCGGGGGTCAGAAATGA
- a CDS encoding superoxide dismutase family protein codes for MKSLFRGWLIGGLLIGSAASFGAAQAASATAALKDAGGQSIGTIQVSEVPGGVQVTVQAHGLTPGGHGMHVHENGSCEIGIDPATNTPKPFFASGEHFDPAMSKQHSAPTTPDEYGHAGDLPMLMADASGNAALSFTTHKLTLSGMTGLLRRSVIVHALPDDYRTNPAGGTGARVACGVIVRDGETGRSYVVPGTQTFPEGVAVSESRNLIFTGSARTGTIYAIDATSGAARVFSPGGSYGRTSALGMKLDARGRLYVAGGATGTVSVINPDGSPLTTLATPDSPNPYLNDLVLAPDGSAYVTDSSRPMIWRVTPDLKHIEPWLPLQNSPIQYMTGINLNGIVLSADGKALLSVQYNTGKLFRIDLASRRIQEVKVPGGLMYGDGLLLDGQTLYVGQNRLNWVSRVQLAADGLSGTVLGHTAADGLHYPSTLALLGGDLIAVNSQLDRTMSGTLPEVPFKLSRFAKF; via the coding sequence ATGAAATCGCTGTTTCGCGGGTGGCTGATCGGGGGTCTGTTGATCGGCAGCGCAGCCAGTTTCGGCGCGGCTCAGGCGGCTTCGGCGACGGCTGCCCTGAAAGATGCGGGCGGCCAGTCTATCGGCACCATTCAGGTTTCGGAGGTGCCGGGCGGCGTGCAGGTGACGGTGCAGGCGCACGGCCTGACCCCCGGCGGTCACGGGATGCACGTCCATGAAAACGGCAGCTGTGAGATCGGGATCGATCCGGCCACCAACACGCCCAAACCCTTTTTTGCATCGGGTGAGCATTTCGACCCGGCCATGAGCAAGCAGCACAGCGCCCCCACCACTCCTGACGAATACGGCCACGCGGGCGACCTCCCGATGCTGATGGCCGACGCCTCGGGCAACGCGGCGCTGAGCTTCACCACCCACAAGCTGACGCTGAGCGGTATGACCGGTCTGCTCAGGCGCAGCGTCATCGTGCATGCGCTGCCAGACGATTACAGGACCAATCCCGCCGGGGGAACGGGAGCGCGTGTGGCCTGCGGCGTGATCGTGCGCGACGGTGAAACCGGAAGAAGCTACGTCGTACCCGGCACCCAGACCTTCCCGGAAGGCGTGGCCGTGAGCGAGTCGCGCAATCTGATCTTTACGGGCAGCGCCAGAACCGGCACCATCTACGCTATCGACGCCACCAGCGGCGCGGCCCGCGTATTTTCGCCGGGCGGAAGTTATGGACGGACCTCGGCACTGGGAATGAAGCTGGATGCCCGGGGGCGGCTGTACGTGGCGGGCGGCGCGACGGGTACGGTCAGCGTCATCAATCCCGACGGCTCGCCCCTGACCACCCTGGCGACACCGGACAGCCCCAATCCGTACCTGAACGATCTGGTGCTGGCCCCCGACGGCAGCGCCTACGTCACCGACAGCAGTCGCCCTATGATCTGGCGCGTCACACCCGACCTGAAACACATCGAACCGTGGCTGCCGCTCCAGAACAGCCCCATTCAGTACATGACCGGCATCAACCTGAACGGGATTGTCCTGAGCGCTGACGGCAAAGCGCTGCTGAGCGTCCAGTACAACACCGGAAAACTCTTCCGCATCGACCTTGCCAGCAGGCGGATTCAGGAAGTGAAGGTGCCCGGCGGCCTGATGTACGGCGACGGCCTGTTGCTGGACGGGCAGACACTCTACGTCGGTCAGAACCGCCTGAACTGGGTCAGCCGGGTGCAGCTTGCTGCCGATGGCCTGAGTGGAACGGTACTGGGCCATACTGCCGCCGATGGCCTGCACTACCCGTCCACGCTGGCCCTGCTGGGCGGCGACCTGATCGCCGTGAACAGTCAGCTCGACCGCACCATGAGCGGCACGCTGCCGGAAGTTCCCTTCAAGCTCAGCAGATTCGCCAAATTCTGA